The nucleotide sequence ACCCTGCCGGATACCGAGTGCCGATCGATGCCCTGGTTTCCGATGACGTCAGCGATTCGTTCGAATCGATAGGAACGCAGAAGCCAATCCAACCGCTGCTCCATTGAGCCCGTGCCCGAGTAATGGAGTGTTTGCCGCAGGAGTCCGCTTGGCCAACGGGGCTGTTCCGGATCGAGTTCCCACGGATGGATGTTGACCACTATCGGCCGACCGGCATCCTCCGCCTGTTTGAAGGCCATTTGGGTCAGGCGTCGCGGAAGCAAGCGGAGATAGCCGCCCGCCGCGGCAGGTAGCCGGAATCCCAAAAGCCGAACGGTCGGGAGCGGAAACTCCATGAGTCCCGGGCGGACCTCAAAGGGGGCAATCGGTGCGCCAGGCCAGCCATATCGACCGTGTGGGGCCCGTACGGGCACAATGCTGGAATCGTAACGCAAGCCGAGCTCGGCCAGGATGTCCAGTGCCCAGGATGATCGGGGTACAACAGAGTAGCTTGGTGCTCGATACCCGACTATGGCGCGCCCGGTGAGGTCCTCAAGAACGGCGATCGACTCCGCAGTGTCATCACGGAATTCACCCGGGGACTGGTGCGTGACCGGGCGATGGCCGAATCCGTGGGACGCAATCTCGTGACCTGCAGCGTGAATCCTGCGAATCCAGGCCGGCCTGTGACGTGCCACCCATCCGAGCACGAAAAACGTTGCCTTGGCGTTGTGGCGATCGAGACGATCAAGCAGGCGCGGCACGACGGCCTCCAGTCGATCGTCCTGGACCGGCCACAGGTGTCGCGGCACCATGAGGTT is from Phycisphaerae bacterium and encodes:
- a CDS encoding DUF3473 domain-containing protein; translated protein: MLSFDLECWFHAHNLMVPRHLWPVQDDRLEAVVPRLLDRLDRHNAKATFFVLGWVARHRPAWIRRIHAAGHEIASHGFGHRPVTHQSPGEFRDDTAESIAVLEDLTGRAIVGYRAPSYSVVPRSSWALDILAELGLRYDSSIVPVRAPHGRYGWPGAPIAPFEVRPGLMEFPLPTVRLLGFRLPAAAGGYLRLLPRRLTQMAFKQAEDAGRPIVVNIHPWELDPEQPRWPSGLLRQTLHYSGTGSMEQRLDWLLRSYRFERIADVIGNQGIDRHSVSGRVCDRSAPSSLLAIPECEEFRPIPSRPTSAS